The Candidatus Neomarinimicrobiota bacterium genome segment TTAGACATCAAAGAGATAGATTAATCGAAGAAATAAAGAAAACTGAATTGGAAATAAGAGAACTTGAAAGTAAGGAAAATGAGCTCCGAACTGTAATAAGGGAGAAATACAAAAGAGAGATTGATATAGATAATATTAATGAGGATATTTCAGTAGAACAGATAGAAAGGAACATAGAGCGGTATAAAAGAGAGCTGGAGATACTTGGTTCAATAAATCTTAGTGTGGAAGAAGAATACAAGTCTGAGAGTGAAAGATTAAAATTTTTGAAAGAACAAATGAATGATTTAATCAAGTCTGGGGAAAGTTTGAAGAATATTATTGCTGAGATAGATAAAGTGGCTAGGGAACAATATTTATCAGTATTCAGGAAAATTCAGGTGAATTTTGAAGAAACATTTAAAGCATTTTTTGGTGGTGGAACCGCTGAGCTAAGACTTGAAGGTGGCGATGATCCATTAGAATCGAAGGTAGAAATTTACGCCTGTCCTAGAGGCAAAAAGCTTCAGTCTCTAAAAATGTTATCTGCAGGTGAAAAAGCTTTAACGGCTATTTCTCTACTATTCGCTATATATCAGGTGAAACCAAGTCCTTTTTGTGTACTGGATGAGGTAGATGCTCCGCTTGATGATGAAAATATTAAAAGGTTTGCTAATGTGATAAAAACATTTTCCAAAAACACACAATTCATTATAGTAACACATAACAAATTAACAATGAACATGGCGGATGTTCTATATGGGGTCACTATGCCCCAACATGGTATTAGTCAGATTGTATCTGTTAAAATGAAGTAAAAGGTCAATAATGAGAAAGTTAATAATATACATTCTATTAATATTTTCCAATCTTCTTTCCCAAGTTTTTGATATGGATTGTGCAGTCTTTAAAGGAGATGAAAACGTATCAGTGATTGAAGTGATCTTACTTATCCCACGGAATATTTTTAAGTTTGTTCGTTCTGATGATGGTTTTTATAGGGCTGACGTAGAGATACGAGTTGCTCTCAGTAAAGATGATACAGTTAAAGCGTGGGATATGTGGCGTATTGTTGATAAAACAGATGATACTACAAAGATTAAAGCTTCTCAAAAAATCCCTGAAATGACAACATTAACAATAGAGCCAGGTGAATATGAGTTGTATGGCGTAATAATAGATATGAACAAGAATATAAAATATGTGAGAAAGGAAAAAGTTAATATCCGGTCATTTGCATCGAGAGAACCAATTATTAGCGATATTGAGCTTTGTTCGTCAATAAGTAAGACGGAGAGTAAAAATAAATTTTCTAGATATTTTGGATATGATCTTGTTCCAAATGCAAGTTCTGTATTTGGGCTTCATGCGCCAATATTGTATCCCTATTGCGAAATTTATAATATAAAATTTGGTGAAAATTATAGAGACCAATATTCCATTAATTACCAGATTTTAGATATAAATGACAATATTATTCAAGATTATGGGATAGTTAAAAAGAATAAACCTGGTAATTCTGTAGTAGAAATTGGTAGTGTTAATGTGAGCAGTTTAAGAAGTGGAATATATAAATTAAAAATAAGTTTTATCGATGAAGGTGATACAATATTCGCGGTGAAAAAATTTTACGTTGTAAATGAAACAGAAGAGAAAAATGTGGAACAGCTACTTGTGGATTTTATGTATTCAGGTATGAGTGAAGAAGAACTTGACAGGATATTTGGGCCTCTTAAATATATTGCAACTGATAACGAAATAAAGAGGTATAAGAAGGCTAATATAGAGGGGAAAAGGCAGATTCTTATTCATTTTTGGGATAGCCGAGATCCTGATCCAACAACTGAGGTTAATGAGGCAAAATTGGAATTTATGAAGAGGCTGGAGTATGCCAATACTAATTTCGGGAATGCTTATACAGAAGGCTGGAAAACAGATATGGGACGTATAATAATTCAATATGGTTTCCCATCAGAAATAGAAAGGTATCCGAGTTCAATGGAGTTGAAACCGTATCAGATTTGGCACTATTATAATGTTGAAGGCGGGGTGGTATTCATATTCGTTGATAAATCAGGTTTTGGTGTTATGGAACTTGTTCATTCTACTGCCAGGAAAGAGATCCATGATGAAGAATGGCAGCGATGGATAAACCAATAAATAGGAGGTGATATATTCATGGGATTTAGATTAGGAGTTGATTTAGGCGGTACGAAGGTAAGTGTGGGACTGGTTAATAATGGCAGAATAATCGGTGATACAGAGAGATTCCTTGTTGCCGAATGTAAGGACGCCGATGATCTTGTAGAATCAATGGTTAGATCAATGGAGCAGATTCTTAAAAGGGAAAGGATAAAGTGGGAAGACATTGAAATTATCGGTATTGGATCACCGGGTCCACTTGACCCATACACTGGGGTTGTTTTAAATACTCCAAACCTTGTTATGTTAAGAAATTATCCACTGGGTCCAAGCGTGAAAGATTTGACTGGCGTAGAAACAATTATAGATAACGATGCAAATTGTTTTACACTGGGTGAACAAATAGCAGGAAAAGCAAGAGGAATGGATTATGTGATTGGCGTTACCTTAGGTACTGGTTATGGACTTGGATTTGTATATAAAGGCAAAATTTATAGAGGGGCTACAGGGACAGCTATGGAATATGCTCTTTCCCCTTATAAGGATGGGGTATTTGAAGATTATATTTCGGGAAGAGGTTTGAATAAAATTTACAAAGAGCTATATAATAAGGATTTGAC includes the following:
- a CDS encoding GWxTD domain-containing protein produces the protein MRKLIIYILLIFSNLLSQVFDMDCAVFKGDENVSVIEVILLIPRNIFKFVRSDDGFYRADVEIRVALSKDDTVKAWDMWRIVDKTDDTTKIKASQKIPEMTTLTIEPGEYELYGVIIDMNKNIKYVRKEKVNIRSFASREPIISDIELCSSISKTESKNKFSRYFGYDLVPNASSVFGLHAPILYPYCEIYNIKFGENYRDQYSINYQILDINDNIIQDYGIVKKNKPGNSVVEIGSVNVSSLRSGIYKLKISFIDEGDTIFAVKKFYVVNETEEKNVEQLLVDFMYSGMSEEELDRIFGPLKYIATDNEIKRYKKANIEGKRQILIHFWDSRDPDPTTEVNEAKLEFMKRLEYANTNFGNAYTEGWKTDMGRIIIQYGFPSEIERYPSSMELKPYQIWHYYNVEGGVVFIFVDKSGFGVMELVHSTARKEIHDEEWQRWINQ
- a CDS encoding ROK family protein, whose protein sequence is MGFRLGVDLGGTKVSVGLVNNGRIIGDTERFLVAECKDADDLVESMVRSMEQILKRERIKWEDIEIIGIGSPGPLDPYTGVVLNTPNLVMLRNYPLGPSVKDLTGVETIIDNDANCFTLGEQIAGKARGMDYVIGVTLGTGYGLGFVYKGKIYRGATGTAMEYALSPYKDGVFEDYISGRGLNKIYKELYNKDLTPTQIYSEAEKNNPKALKAWEEFGKHLGFSLIYLVNVLDPQIIVIGGSVSRGYRFFYESMQSELYNRIHDKPRETLKVELSTLGEAAGIIGSSALNPL